Proteins from a genomic interval of Capsicum annuum cultivar UCD-10X-F1 chromosome 4, UCD10Xv1.1, whole genome shotgun sequence:
- the LOC107868518 gene encoding stemmadenine O-acetyltransferase-like: MMKVQVISRENIQPSSPTPNHLKKFNLCLLDQLIPAPYAPIVLFYPNLDDVKAREKSALLKKSLAVTLSSFYPLAGRFKDELSIDCNDQGVNYVTTNVKCHLIDFLHEPNLESISQFLPCQPPFKELGAGDCVTNIQINVFECGGIAIGLCIAHKVLDGAGLSTFLKSWAGLVQCPNLLANYFFPAESLWLRDTCMTMWSSMFKKGNFVTKRFVFSASAIDNLKVMSTRPYIKYPTKVEVVSSFMWKCLVSNKRSTSSLLTHIVNLRKRAAPALPENILGNLIWLSSAKKTAKHDMELPDLVNQVRKSISRIDDHYVKMLRSDEGCSLMRKSLKEIGDFCTKGASHYGFSSWCKFGIYDIDFGFGKPIWVSSISSRCSFFMNLVILMETRCVDGIEAWVTLDEEEMNMLVGCQELLVFASVDPSPLPLYLPRSGRLHTR, encoded by the coding sequence ATGATGAAAGTTCAAGTCATTTCAAGAGAAAATATCCAACCTTCATCTCCAACACCAAACCACCTCAAAAAATTCAATCTTTGTCTCTTGGATCAACTCATTCCAGCTCCTTATGCACCAATTGTACTCTTTTATCCAAATCTTGATGACGTTAAAGCCCGCGAAAAATCAGCATTGTTAAAGAAATCACTAGCTGTGACATTATCATCCTTTTATCCCCTTGCAGGGAGGTTTAAAGATGAACTCTCTATTGATTGCAATGATCAAGGAGTTAATTATGTCACAACCAATGTTAAGTGTCATCTAATCGATTTCCTACACGAACCAAACCTCGAATCGATTAGTCAGTTTCTTCCTTGTCAACCTCCTTTTAAGGAACTAGGTGCAGGAGATTGTGTCACTAACATTCAAATAAATGTTTTTGAATGTGGTGGCATTGCAATTGGTTTGTGTATAGCACATAAGGTTCTTGATGGAGCAGGTCTTAGTACATTTCTGAAAAGTTGGGCTGGATTAGTCCAGTGTCCTAATTTATTAGCAAATTACTTTTTTCCTGCTGAGAGTTTGTGGTTACGAGACACATGTATGACAATGTGGAGTTCAATGTTCAAGAAAGGAAATTTTGTAACAAAGAGGTTTGTTTTCAGTGCTTCTGCTATAGACAACCTTAAAGTTATGTCAACAAGACCATATATCAAATATCCTACTAAAGTTGAGGTTGTCTCATCTTTCATGTGGAAATGTTTAGTATCAAATAAGAGGTCCACTAGTTCACTGCTAACACACATAGTGAACTTGAGAAAAAGAGCAGCACCGGCTTTACCGGAGAACATTCTTGGAAATCTTATTTGGCTATCTAGTGCAAAGAAGACAGCAAAACATGACATGGAGTTGCCTGATTTGGTGAATCAGGTAAGAAAATCTATATCGAGGATCGATGATCATTATGTCAAGATGTTGAGAAGTGATGAAGGGTGCAGTTTGATGAGAAAGTCTCTCAAGGAGATAGGAGATTTTTGCACAAAAGGGGCAAGTCACTATGGTTTTAGTAGTTGGTGCAAGTTTGGAatctatgatattgattttggatTTGGAAAACCAATATGGGTGAGTAGTATAAGTTCAAGGTGTtcatttttcatgaatcttgTCATACTTATGGAAACTAGGTGTGTTGATGGAATTGAAGCATGGGTGAcattggatgaagaagaaatgaacATGTTAGTAGGTTGTCAAGAACTCTTGGTTTTTGCTTCCGTAGACCCTAGCCCTCTTCCTCTCTACCTCCCAAGGTCGGGTAGGTTGCATACGCGCTAA